ACACCAAGGCAGCCCTAACTGCCTTTGCTTTTCTTTTCAAGCTCCGCCCAGCGCGCGTAAAGTTTTTCAATTTTACTTTGGGTTTCTGAAATCTTTGCATAGAGTTCTTGAACCTTCGAAGCTTGACTGACAATCTCAGGTTTTACCGACTCGGCTTGCAAGGCACTGAGTCCTTCTTCCAACTCTAAAATCGTCGCTTCCATATTTTCCAGCTCAAACTTTTCTTTAAAAGAAAGTTTCACCGGTTTGCCTGCGGCTTTCGCGGCTTCTTTTTTAGCTTCAGCTTTAAGCTCGGCGGCCTGCAATTCTTTTTGCTCTTCGAACCATTCTTCCCATTGCAAATAACCTGCGAAGTTTTCAAGCGACGTTGAACCATCGAGGTTCTTATGGAACGACATGATCTGTGAAGCCACTTGATCCATAAAGTAACGGTCGTGGGTCACAAGAATAACCGCTCCGTTAAATTCTTTCAAAGAGTCCTCTAGGACCGTGAGAGTCGCCACGTCAAGATCGTTGGTCGGCTCATCCAGAATCAAAACTTGCGCTTCGTTCAACATCAATTGCGCGATACGCAGACGGCTTTGCTCTCCACCTGAAAGTTTTTCGACAGGAAGATCCATCTGCTGGCGATTAAAAAGGAAGCGCTCTAAATAACTGCGCGCAAAAACGTACTGTCCTTGGTAGTGAACGTAATCTCCTTCAGGACAGATGTTCTTAAGAACGGACTCTTTGGGTTTTAGCGTTTCGCGGTTTTGTTCAAAGTAAGCGATCTTAAGTTTGTCCGCTTGAACCACGCGGCCCGAATCCGGTGCCTCTTCGCCCAGAAGAATACGAATCAATGTGGATTTCCCAGAACCGTTATCGCCCAGCAAAGCTAAACGCGTTTTTGGATTTACAAGATAAGAAAAATCTTTAAAGAGCACGCGACCGTTGTAGGCCTTAGTGACATGATCGGCTTCGATTAACTTTTGCGGATTGCGCTCGGTCTCTTTAAATTCAATCTTTACTTTGCGAGCGGCATTTTTCTGTGACAGATCCTGCACGTCGTCTTTCAACGTTCCAGCACGCTCAATGCGCGCTTTCTGTTTTGTCTGACGAGCTTTCGCCCCACGGCGCAACCATTCAGTTTCCCGGCGCAGAGTGTTTTTTAGAACGAGTTCGCGGGCTTCCTGGCCTTTAAGCAAAAGATCTTTGGCCTCGAGATACTCAAGATAGCCGCCATTAATCGACAACAGGTAATTGGGATTGCGCGGATCTAGATCGAAAATCTTATTCGCCACTCTTTGCAGGAACAAACGATCATGCGTGATAATTAACGTCGCAAAAGGCGCTTTGGACAAAAACTCCTCGAGCCACATGATGCTGGAAACATCGAGATGATTCGTCGGTTCGTCGAGCATTAAAAGTTCCGGCTCCAAAACCAGCTCACGCGCTAATGCGACTCTTTTACGCCATCCGCCGGAAAGATCTTCCACTAAAAAATCTTCACCGAATTGCGAAAGCTCCAAGCGCGCCATCCACTCGTATGCCGCCCCTAGGGTTTCATGCGGATCTTTGGATTTGCTTTGTACAGCCTCAAAAATGGTCTCGCCTTTTTTAAATAATGGCGTTTGCTCTAGAAATCCCAGACGCAAACCTTTTTTCATCGTGACGTCGCCGCCATCAGGATCCATTTGCCCTGCGAGAATTTTCAGAAGTGTGGATTTACCGGCGCCGTTCGGGCCGACCAGACCTACGCGCTCGCCTTCTTCGATACCAAGGCTGACGTTTTGAAACAGATTTTTTCCGGCGAAGGACTTTTCGAGTTTATATGTACTGATAAGAAGCATGGACCTAACCTACTGCCTTTTATCTTAGAATCCAAGGGATTGATGTCTTAATTCGAGCATTTCCAAGTACTGTTCACGATCGACGTACTTTCCACCCATGCTTCCGACGACAGGCGTGACCATTTGCACGTCAATCCACTCATGGCCTTGCGCCTGCAGGACTTCGACGAGGTGCCAAAGGGCTAGTTTCGAAGCGTTGGCTTTTTTATAAAACATACTCTCGCCGCTGAATACGCCTTGCACAAGCACGCCGTAAATTCCACCGATCAGAATATTGTTTTCCCGAACTTCCACAGACATACAAAATCCGGCATTGAAAAAATCCACATAAGAGCGCTTCATCATCGGCGTGATCCACGTGCCTTCTTGGCCGGGACGAGGCTGCTTTGAACACTCTTCAATCACCTGATGGAAGTCTTTGTTAATCGTGAATTCAATTTCTGGATGACGGCGGCGGTAGCGCTTAAGGCTTTCCGAAACGTGAAAGTCTTCGAACAGCAAAACGCCGCGCTTTTCAGGAGAAAACCACAACATCGGAAGCCCCGGCTGTGGCCACGGAAAAATCCCGCGCGAGTACGCCGAATAAAGCGTGCCCACGTCAAGCTTGCCTCCGACAGCAATGATACCTTCGGCCAAGGTGTCGCGCGGATCCGGGAATTCAACCGAAGAGCGAAGCTTCATCACCATTATTTCCCCTGATACGTAATACGATAGATAACGCCGGCTCTGTCGTCGGAAACCAGCAGGGAGCCGTCTTTAAGAACTTCAAGATCGACAGGTCTTCCCCAATGAGTGTCTCCTTGCAACCAACCGTCGACAAAAGTTTCGACTTTTTCAGCCTGATTGCCATTGAGTTTTACGAACGTCAGACGATATCCCGAAGGTGTTGAGCGATTCCACGAGCCGTGCTCGGCGATAATCACAGCGTCTTTGTATTGGGCGGGAAACTGATTTCCCGTATAAAACCGCATTCCGAGCGGAGCCACATGTGGCTTCAGCTCAACGACAGGCGCAGTGAAGTCCTTGCAGGATTTCCCCTTGCCAAATTCAGGATCTAAAGTGTCTTTGCCATGACATACGGGAAAACCAAAGTTCTCTCCCACTTTGGAAAGATGGTTGAGCTCGCAGGGCGGCCGATCATCTCCCATCCAGTCGCGACCGTTATCGGTGAACCACAGCTCTTTTGTCTGAGGATGAAAATCGAAACCCACCGTGTTGCGCACGCCGCGAGCCACTTCTTCTTTCGCGGTTCCGTTGACGTCAATGCGAAAGATGCGAGCGAAATCCGTTCCTGGGTCACAGACGTTGCAGTTCGCCCCCACAGGGACATAAAGCTTGCCGTCAGGTCCAAAGCGAATGAACTTCCAGCCATGATGAGTATCGGAAGGAAACTTTTGTGGCAAAGTTCGCGCGGGTCTCAAAGGTTTGTTGGTCGGTTTACTGACGTCAAATTCGAGGATGCGGCTGATTTCTGCGACGTAAAGTTTTCCATCTTTATAAGCGACGCCATTCGGAGTATCGAGGCCTTCGGCAAGAACTTGAACTTTGCCATTATTCACAACATAAACTTTATCGCCGGAACGTGTGCCTACGAAAATACGCCCGTCTTCGGCCTGCGCTAACGAGCGCGCATTCGGAACTTGCGCCCACACGGAAATTTTAAATCCCATCGGCAGCTTTAATTTTTCTAGAGGAAGTTTTTGCGCCCAGCCGGACGATGCCAAAAATAAAACTGCTAACTGCAAAGCTATTCCACGCACATTCACCTCCGCCGAATTCAATTTCTGTTCACACACACATCACATTTTCCGCAGGGAGCTTCGTGCTCGTGACCGAAATAGTGATAGATTCTATTCAGTCGGCACTCTTCTTCCTGCGTCGCCCATTGCACCATTTTTAAAAGCTTCGTGTTCTGAGCTTTCAAAATCTCCACGCCGTTTTCCGTTGCGAACTGCTCCTCTGTGGGCGCGTGCACTGTCATGTACGGAAACGGATCTTCCGATTTCTCCAGGCAACCCCAGCGTTCTAAAATACTCACGGCGGCTTCCGCTCTGAAGTCGCGGCGATTTTTAAAATTCATTTGCTCGCGCAAAAAATCAAATCCGCCCTGATCCACCTGCGTGCGTTTGTCCTCTATCAGTTGATAGATTTTACGAATGAAGTCGGGCTCGGGATGCGACCATTTTAAAAACTCCATTTGAATACTGACATCATCCTGATCATAGAGCAAATGGCAGAACGACTCTTTGCCATCTCTCCCCGCCCGTCCGACCTCTTGGAAATAGGATTCCAAAGCATTGGGCGTTTCGGCGTGAATCAGAACGCGGACATTGTCTTTGTCAATGCCGAGGCCAAATGCCGGTGTCGCAATCATCAAAGGCGCCTCTTCGTTGATAAATCTTTTTTGATTTCGCTTGCGGTCCTGAGGCGGTAAATCACCGTGATAAATAATGTGATCAACGTTCAGACGATTCAGAGCCGCCGAGATTTTTTTCAGCGTCTGAATCAATGAGCAATAGACGATCGCCGCCCCGGAGTGCTGATGGCGAAGCCCCACGATGGCGCGAATTTTTTCGTCGATACCGTAAATGTCATGAACGTTCAGCGCGAGGTTGGGTCGTTCGATGCCCGCAGAAATAATTTCTGCCTGAGGCATATTGAGTTTTGCCAAAATATCTTTTTGCACTTCAGGCGTTGCCGTCGCCGTCAAAGCCAGCGTCGGCGGGTTTCCTAGAAGAGCGCGAAACTCCCCGACGCGCGAATAATCCGGGCGGAAATCATGACCCCACTGGGAAATACAATGAGCTTCGTCAACCGCCAGCAATTGAATTTCTCTCCCCTGGATGGCTTCGAGAAATTCGGCTTTGCGAAAACGCTCAGGCGTCACATAGAGGAGCTTAAAGTCCCCTGCCGCTAAACGAGCTTGCCTTGACAAACGCTCATCACGACTCAATGTTGAACTAAGAAAAGTGGCAGGAATTCCAAGGTCTTGCGCTTTATAGACCTGGTCCTGCATCAAAGCGATTAAGGGAGAAATGACGACCACAAGGCCGTCACGGATCTTGGCCGGGAACTGAAAGCAGAGACTTTTTCCCATTCCGGTAGGCATTAATGCGAGGAGATTTTCATTTGCCCAAACTTTGCGCAAAATGGCTTCTTGCTCTCCCCGGAAAGAGGTAAACTTGAAATTCGTTGTCAGCAATTCATGGAGGTTCTTCATGGTTCCAGTCTACGCCATGCTCGGAAGAGAGGCTAGCTGGCGCATTGCGTTGCAAATCTAGTCTTTTGCACTTAAATGTAATTGATGATACTTCGAGTACTTTCATAAAAGTAACTAAATTAAGTAATGAAAAACAGTGGCTAAAAATCACTCAGTTAACAGCTAACGAAGGGTATGAATATGTCCAAAAAATGGAATATTGATATGGTCAGAAATATCGGTATCTCGGCTCACATCGACTCGGGAAAAACGACGACTTCTGAGCGTATTTTGTTCTATGGAGGAAGAATCCACGCCATCCACGAAGTTCGTGGTAAAGACGGCGTCGGTGCGACAATGGACTCCATGGATCTAGAGAGAGAAAAAGGTATCACTATCCAGTCTGCGGCGACGCAAGTTCACTGGAAGGACTACACTATCAATTTGATCGATACACCGGGCCACGTGGATTTCACAGTGGAAGTGGAACGCTCACTTCGCGTTCTTGACGGTGCCATCCTTCTTCTTTGCGGTGTTGCCGGCGTTCAATCTCAATCCATCACTGTTGACCGTCAAATGAAACGCTATAGCGTTCCTCGTTTGGCATTCGTTAACAAATTGGACCGCCAAGGTGCGAACCCATACCGTGTTACTGACGCTTTGATCGAAAAATTGCGTTTGAACGCTGTGATGATCCAAATTCCAATCGGTTTGGAAGATCAACACAGAGGTCACGTAGATTTGACTGATATGAAGTCTTACATCAACGAAGGTGAAAACGGTGAAAACGTCACTGTTGGCGAAATTCCACCAGACCTTGTTGAAACGGCTCAAAAATACCGTCAAATCATGATCGGTAAATTGGCTGACATCGACTCTGCTATCGAAGAGAAATTCTTGATGGAAGAGGAACCAACGACTGAAGAAATCCGCGCGGCTATCCGTAAGGGTACTATCAGCTTGAAGTTCGTTCCGGTTCTTTGCGGGTCTGCGTTTAAGAACAAAGGTGTTCAACGTTTGATGGATGCGGTTACATACTACCTTCCGTCTCCTGCTGAGAAAAAAGAGCAAGCTCTTGATCTTAACAAGAACGAAGAGAAGTTTGACTTGTTCCCAGACAACTCAAAACCATTGGTTTCTTTGGCGTTTAAACTTCAAGAGACTCCATTTGGTCAGTTGACTTACATGCGTATCTACCAAGGTAAGATGGGCAAAGGTGATTTCATCATCAACCAATCAAACAAGAAATCTGTTAAGATTCCTCGTTTGGTTCGTATGCACTCTGACAAAATGGAAGATATCGACACAGCTTACGCTGGTGACATCGTAGCATTGTTCGGTATCGACTGTGCGTCTGGTGATACTTTCTGTGACGAAAACATCAATGCTTCTATGCAATCAATGCACGTTCCTGATTCAGTTATCAGCTTGGCTGTTGCTCCTAAAGACAAAGCCGGTGCTAATAACTTCTCTAAAGCGTTGCAAAAGTTCCGTAAGGAAGACCCTACATTCCGCGTTCACCGTGACGAGGAATCCAACGAGACTATCATCTCTGGTATGGGTGAGCTTCACTTGGAGATCTACATTGAGCGTATGAAGCGTGAGTTCAACTGTGAAGTGATCGTGGGTCAACCACAGGTTGCTTACCGTGAGACGATCTCTCAAGAGGCTGCTTACGATTACACTCATAAAAAACAAACGGGTGGTTCGGGTCAGTACGCGAAGTGTGTGGGTAAAATCCTTCCACTTGCGCCTCAAGAAGATGGCTCTACGTTCAAATTCGTTAACAACGTTGTTGGTGGTCGTATTCCTAAGGAATTCATCCCAGCGGTTGAAGAAGGTTTCAAAGAGCAAACTGTTAAAGGTCCACTCATTGGCTTCCCAATCGTAGGCGTTGAAGTTCACTTGGACGACGGTGCATACCATGACGTCGACTCTTCATACATGGCGTTCAAAATCGCTGGTATGGCGGCTCTTCGTGAAGTGTACCCGCAAGCGAAACCAACTGTTCTTGAGCCGATCATGAAGCTTGAGACAACAGTTCCAGACGAATACCAAGGTGCAGCTGTTGGTCAAATCAACCAACGCCGCGGTACTATCGTTGCTACTACAGCATTCGAAGGTAACTGTGTGATCGAAGCAGAAGTACCACTAACAGAAATGTTCGGTTACTCAACTGATCTTCGTTCTGCAACTAAAGGTAAAGGTGAGTTCTCTATGGAATTCGCGAAGTACGCTGCAGTACCTCGCAACATCCAAGAAGAGCTTGTTAAGAAATACCAAGCTAAGCGCGCAGCTGAGCAGAAGTAATTCTTTAGTTCTTATTCAGAACTTCAAAGCCCCGGTGGAAACACCGGGGCTTTTTTTTTGCCTTCAACAGAACTCTCGGAGCGAAGTAAAAAGGTGCCTGCTTCTTTTTTCTGGCTATAGTGCGTCTAATGCCTGATGGACGTAGAAAATCACCGGGTGCCTTTGACTTCGGATTCTTTGGTTGGTTCGATGGTTGTATGCAAATTTTTTGGATTGGATTGTTTGGGCTGGGCGGGATTTTTTGTCGTTATGGTGTGGACCGATGGCTGGCGCCGACTTCGGCGGGGTTTCCGCTGAGTACGTTTTTGATCAATATTCTCGGATGCTCTGTTGCGGGCGTTATTTATGCCGTCGGTGAGCGTGGGTATTTGTCGCAGACGTTGCTGACGGGATTGATGGTCGGCTTTTGTGGAGGTTTTACGACCTTTTCGGCCTATGCTCTGCAGTCGTTTGATTTGCTTCAAAAAGGCAAATTGGGTATGAGCCTTGGATATCTTTTCGCAAGCCCCGCCCTAGGCCTCCTTGCCTGTTATGTGGCGGTTCTTGCTACTCGGAAACTGATTTAGCGAACTCCTCCAGACCATGGACCTGGAGTTCGCATCGCATATTAAACTGAGATCCAAATCTGCCGAAATAGAGAGGTGTTTATTCAACCGAGGACGGCAGCATGGATCGCAGTGAATTGATTGCGGAAATTAAAAAACAACTGCACGAGGAAATGAAGTACTACAAGAAATCTCTTGAAGACAAAATTCCTGACGAACAAAAGAAACAAGCTAAAGAGGCCAAAGATGTCGCGACGGCCTTCGTAAAAGAAAATCCGTGGGCGTCTGTCGGCATGGCATTGCTTGCAGGTTTTGTGATTGCACGCATGATCTATAGAAGAAAGGATGAACAATGATGAAATTCATCCTCCCCCTGCTTTCATTTTTCATGGGCAGCGCGAAAAACCTTTTTAAGGAACCAGGCGTCGCTTTGACTCAGCAGTTGGTTTTACACCTGCGCGCTTTGGGATTGATCGTAACTTCGTGCGTGGGCGCATTGGCTTTGTTTTGCGTGGGCCTTTCTCTGTTAATCTCTCGAATCGCGAGCCAGTTTGATAGCACTGAGGATTTTTACTTTTCAACGAGCATGTGGATCTATTCTGGAATGACAGTGCTTGCTGCCGGCGTTTTAATTTACAGTCTTCGCCGCCAAACGTGGCTGAAGGCTATGGGTTTTGCGGAGAAACCGCAGACGGCACAAAATAAAAGCGGTGCTTTAGAAAGTGCTGTGGCTTTATTAGTCATGGACTTTATCGAGGAAAGACAAAGCCGAAGAAAAGAACAACAAGATCACCAAGCCAGTTAAATAAAAAAGGGAGTCGGTGAAGACTCCCTTTTTACATTCTTCTCAGCTCTCGCCCCGCACTTTTAGAAGTTAAGGCAATAGGTATCTGTATTTGAAGATATGACTTTTTCTGTTGTTTTATGAACCGTTGTCACTGTCGTTGTTGTGCAAAGCTCTGTGGGGCTGACCGCTTGACGAGTGATGATTGTATACACGATCACGTCTCCGCGATCTTCTCTTGTGCTTGTTGTTGTTACCGGTTGGTGAGCGCTGCCTGGAACATAGAAGATCTCACCGATCATTCCGCCGCCTCCGCCATCGCCTTCATAACCGCCGCCATCAAAAGATCCGCCACCGCGGTCGTTACCTTCGTAAGTTTCCTGGCGAGGATCTACTTCTTCGTTTCCGTTACCGCGCTCATCACGATCTTTGGGAGCGGGCTCGCCTTTGTCTTTTTTCTTAGAGATAACATCTGTCGTATCTTCGTCTGTGCAACCGAAAGCATCGCAAGTAGTTTTGTTATCGCGATCAGGCGTGCCTTTGATTTTAGGCTCAGCTTGGGCAGCAAATGAAAGTGTAAGCAACGCTGCTAAAATAAGAGATTTCATTCTGAACTCCTTCTAGTTTGGAAGAGATCTCTCTAGCACAAAGAAAAAGCCCCCGCTATCGGCGAGGGCTGCTCTTACCGAAATTTCATTATTGTCGTTTATTTAGACACCGGCGCCACTTCGCCCAGGAAGTCCATATAGGCCTGCCAAGACCGGCGGTCCGCCTTTTCATTATAGGCCACCCCTTTAGAAATGTCGTTACCAGCCTCTTTCTGGGTAAAGGCATGAACAGCCCCTGAGTAAGCGATGAACTGATAATCCACCTTCGCATCGTTCATTTCTTTTTGGAAAGCCTCCACCTCCGACATCGGTACGTTGGGATCAATCGCACCGTGAAGAACTAAGACTTTGCCTTTGATATTTTTCGCGTCTTGCGGAGTTTTCGTTTTCAAAGTTCCATGAAAACTTGTCACTCCGACGAACGGGAATCCAGCGCGTGCGGCCTCAAGAGCTCCCATTCCTCCGAAACAGTACCCCATCACCAGAAGTTTTTTTTGATCAACCCTTTGATCCGTTTTCACGGCGTCCAGCGCAGCCTTGATTCTTTGTCGAAAAAGTTTCGGATCGTTTTTATAAATTCCCGCCTGCTTCCCGGCATCGGCCGTAGAGGTCGGTCGAACGCCCTTTCCGTAAATATCGACGGCAAAAGCGACGTAACCTTTTTCTGCGAGTTGTTGCGCACGCATCTTTTCATAGTCGGTTAAACCCATCCACTGATGAACGATAAGAATCGTGGGACGAGGGTTCTTCAACGAATCATCATAGGCTATGAAACCCTCAAGAGCGGTTTTGCCGTCTTTGTATTCGATGTTTTCTGTTTTTAATCCTGCCGATGCCGACATCGTCCATTGCAAAGTAAGAATGCTCAAAAGGCCTGCAAACATTTTCATCGAGAACTCCTTCTCCCTAAGAACAGGATATACAGGGCGAAGGTCGAGGTCAAAAACGGAAGGTTAGATCTGCCGCTTATCATTTTTTATTTTTATTGAGATATTCCAAGACTTCTTGCAAGTCGCGTTATAGACAGGGACCTTCCTGCCTATGATACACTAATAAACGAATGGAATATTACAGGCTTAGGCCCTCTCTCATTAACATCTCAGATTCCCAACACGCATGACAATCATAGCCATTTTATTTTTCACCACGATTGGTATCTCATTTTTATGTTCAATGCTGGAAGCAGTTCTGCTCAGTTCGACCTCGGCTTACATTGGAGTCCTGGTCAAAGAGAATAAAAGAAGCGCCAAGCTTCTTGAACATCTCAAAGAAAACATCGACCGCCCGATTTCTGCCATCCTCACGTTGAACACTGTCTCTCACACTCTCGGTTCCGCTGCTATCGCCTACCAAATTCAAGTTCATTACGGAGAAGAAGCTGTCACGGCCGCGTCCTTCATCCTGACTTTCTTAATCTTGATCGTGTCAGAGATCATTCCGAAATCTATCGGAGCCGCTCACTGGAAGGCCCTCATTCCCTTTTCCGCTTATACGATTCAACTTATGATCATTTTGCTTTATCCGCTGGTGATCATGTCAGAATGGCTGGGTCGTCTCTTCGCGAAAACTTCTGAAGATCCTGAAGTCACTCGCGAAGAAATCCTGATGACCGCAGAGATCGGCGTTGAAGAAGGAACCTTGAAAGGCAAAGAGTCGAACATCATCAAAAATCTTTTGATGCTTGATAAGATTTACGTGTCAGACATCATGACTCCGCGTTCAGTGTTCTTTGCCTTGGATAAAGATTTGACCGTCGAAGAAGTTTTTAACAAGTACAAGCCTTTGCGTTTTTCCCGCATCCCTATCTATTCAGGCAGCTTGGATAACATTGTCGGCATGACGTATCGTTATAAAATTCACGAAGCTCTTTCCAACGACCAACATGATAAAGTTGTCGGCGACATGGTAAGCCCCATCTCTAGCATTCCTGAGCGCATGACGGTGTCGCAGGTTCTTGATTTCTTCATCAAGGAAAAGGAGCATATCGCTTTGGCTGTTGACGAATACGGAATCGTTGCAGGTCTTGTCAGCTTGGAAGATGCCGTGGAAACACTGCTGGGTGTAGAAATCGTCGACGAACTTGATAACGTCGAAGACATGCGTAAGTTTGCGTTGGAGCAATGGCAGCTTCGCAAGCAGAAGCTCCGCCGCAGCTAATTTATGATTCTGTTTTATATTCCCTGCCCCGACAAAGCGTGCGCCGAGAAAATCGCCAAAGCTCTTTTGGAAGAAAAAATTATCGGCTGCGCGAATATCATTCCTGGAATGGAATCGATGTATTGGTGGGAAGGAAAAATAGAGACAAGCTCTGAATATATCCTGATCCTCAAAACCTTGAAAACCCCTGACGCAGAGAAAAGAATTCGCGAACGCGTGCAAGCTCTGCATCCTTATGAAGTCCCCTGTGTCATGACTCTTCCCGTCTTGGGAATCAATGACTCTTATAAGAAGTGGCTTGAAGAAAGCATGAAGTAACCTCTATGATTTCCTAAAACTTCGGGGGAATCATGACAAAGCAAGAGTTGGCAAAAAAGATTTACGATGTGGCTCACTTGACGGGCGAGTTTAAATTACGCTCGGGTCAGATTTCCAACGAGTACTTCGATAAGTATCGTTTTGAGGCACAGCCGGCTTTGCTGTGCGAGATTGCCAAACACATGGCTCCGCTAATTCCTCCGGGAACGGAAGTTTTAGCCGGCCTTGAAATGGGCGGCATCCCCATCGCGACGGCCTTGTCTTTAGAGACGGGCCTTCCATGCGTTTTCGT
This region of Bdellovibrio sp. 22V genomic DNA includes:
- a CDS encoding ABC-F family ATP-binding cassette domain-containing protein, with protein sequence MLLISTYKLEKSFAGKNLFQNVSLGIEEGERVGLVGPNGAGKSTLLKILAGQMDPDGGDVTMKKGLRLGFLEQTPLFKKGETIFEAVQSKSKDPHETLGAAYEWMARLELSQFGEDFLVEDLSGGWRKRVALARELVLEPELLMLDEPTNHLDVSSIMWLEEFLSKAPFATLIITHDRLFLQRVANKIFDLDPRNPNYLLSINGGYLEYLEAKDLLLKGQEARELVLKNTLRRETEWLRRGAKARQTKQKARIERAGTLKDDVQDLSQKNAARKVKIEFKETERNPQKLIEADHVTKAYNGRVLFKDFSYLVNPKTRLALLGDNGSGKSTLIRILLGEEAPDSGRVVQADKLKIAYFEQNRETLKPKESVLKNICPEGDYVHYQGQYVFARSYLERFLFNRQQMDLPVEKLSGGEQSRLRIAQLMLNEAQVLILDEPTNDLDVATLTVLEDSLKEFNGAVILVTHDRYFMDQVASQIMSFHKNLDGSTSLENFAGYLQWEEWFEEQKELQAAELKAEAKKEAAKAAGKPVKLSFKEKFELENMEATILELEEGLSALQAESVKPEIVSQASKVQELYAKISETQSKIEKLYARWAELEKKSKGS
- the aat gene encoding leucyl/phenylalanyl-tRNA--protein transferase: MVMKLRSSVEFPDPRDTLAEGIIAVGGKLDVGTLYSAYSRGIFPWPQPGLPMLWFSPEKRGVLLFEDFHVSESLKRYRRRHPEIEFTINKDFHQVIEECSKQPRPGQEGTWITPMMKRSYVDFFNAGFCMSVEVRENNILIGGIYGVLVQGVFSGESMFYKKANASKLALWHLVEVLQAQGHEWIDVQMVTPVVGSMGGKYVDREQYLEMLELRHQSLGF
- a CDS encoding PQQ-dependent sugar dehydrogenase; translated protein: MRGIALQLAVLFLASSGWAQKLPLEKLKLPMGFKISVWAQVPNARSLAQAEDGRIFVGTRSGDKVYVVNNGKVQVLAEGLDTPNGVAYKDGKLYVAEISRILEFDVSKPTNKPLRPARTLPQKFPSDTHHGWKFIRFGPDGKLYVPVGANCNVCDPGTDFARIFRIDVNGTAKEEVARGVRNTVGFDFHPQTKELWFTDNGRDWMGDDRPPCELNHLSKVGENFGFPVCHGKDTLDPEFGKGKSCKDFTAPVVELKPHVAPLGMRFYTGNQFPAQYKDAVIIAEHGSWNRSTPSGYRLTFVKLNGNQAEKVETFVDGWLQGDTHWGRPVDLEVLKDGSLLVSDDRAGVIYRITYQGK
- a CDS encoding RecQ family ATP-dependent DNA helicase translates to MKNLHELLTTNFKFTSFRGEQEAILRKVWANENLLALMPTGMGKSLCFQFPAKIRDGLVVVISPLIALMQDQVYKAQDLGIPATFLSSTLSRDERLSRQARLAAGDFKLLYVTPERFRKAEFLEAIQGREIQLLAVDEAHCISQWGHDFRPDYSRVGEFRALLGNPPTLALTATATPEVQKDILAKLNMPQAEIISAGIERPNLALNVHDIYGIDEKIRAIVGLRHQHSGAAIVYCSLIQTLKKISAALNRLNVDHIIYHGDLPPQDRKRNQKRFINEEAPLMIATPAFGLGIDKDNVRVLIHAETPNALESYFQEVGRAGRDGKESFCHLLYDQDDVSIQMEFLKWSHPEPDFIRKIYQLIEDKRTQVDQGGFDFLREQMNFKNRRDFRAEAAVSILERWGCLEKSEDPFPYMTVHAPTEEQFATENGVEILKAQNTKLLKMVQWATQEEECRLNRIYHYFGHEHEAPCGKCDVCVNRN
- the fusA gene encoding elongation factor G — encoded protein: MSKKWNIDMVRNIGISAHIDSGKTTTSERILFYGGRIHAIHEVRGKDGVGATMDSMDLEREKGITIQSAATQVHWKDYTINLIDTPGHVDFTVEVERSLRVLDGAILLLCGVAGVQSQSITVDRQMKRYSVPRLAFVNKLDRQGANPYRVTDALIEKLRLNAVMIQIPIGLEDQHRGHVDLTDMKSYINEGENGENVTVGEIPPDLVETAQKYRQIMIGKLADIDSAIEEKFLMEEEPTTEEIRAAIRKGTISLKFVPVLCGSAFKNKGVQRLMDAVTYYLPSPAEKKEQALDLNKNEEKFDLFPDNSKPLVSLAFKLQETPFGQLTYMRIYQGKMGKGDFIINQSNKKSVKIPRLVRMHSDKMEDIDTAYAGDIVALFGIDCASGDTFCDENINASMQSMHVPDSVISLAVAPKDKAGANNFSKALQKFRKEDPTFRVHRDEESNETIISGMGELHLEIYIERMKREFNCEVIVGQPQVAYRETISQEAAYDYTHKKQTGGSGQYAKCVGKILPLAPQEDGSTFKFVNNVVGGRIPKEFIPAVEEGFKEQTVKGPLIGFPIVGVEVHLDDGAYHDVDSSYMAFKIAGMAALREVYPQAKPTVLEPIMKLETTVPDEYQGAAVGQINQRRGTIVATTAFEGNCVIEAEVPLTEMFGYSTDLRSATKGKGEFSMEFAKYAAVPRNIQEELVKKYQAKRAAEQK
- a CDS encoding CrcB family protein; the protein is MPDGRRKSPGAFDFGFFGWFDGCMQIFWIGLFGLGGIFCRYGVDRWLAPTSAGFPLSTFLINILGCSVAGVIYAVGERGYLSQTLLTGLMVGFCGGFTTFSAYALQSFDLLQKGKLGMSLGYLFASPALGLLACYVAVLATRKLI
- a CDS encoding dienelactone hydrolase family protein codes for the protein MKMFAGLLSILTLQWTMSASAGLKTENIEYKDGKTALEGFIAYDDSLKNPRPTILIVHQWMGLTDYEKMRAQQLAEKGYVAFAVDIYGKGVRPTSTADAGKQAGIYKNDPKLFRQRIKAALDAVKTDQRVDQKKLLVMGYCFGGMGALEAARAGFPFVGVTSFHGTLKTKTPQDAKNIKGKVLVLHGAIDPNVPMSEVEAFQKEMNDAKVDYQFIAYSGAVHAFTQKEAGNDISKGVAYNEKADRRSWQAYMDFLGEVAPVSK
- a CDS encoding hemolysin family protein, translated to MTIIAILFFTTIGISFLCSMLEAVLLSSTSAYIGVLVKENKRSAKLLEHLKENIDRPISAILTLNTVSHTLGSAAIAYQIQVHYGEEAVTAASFILTFLILIVSEIIPKSIGAAHWKALIPFSAYTIQLMIILLYPLVIMSEWLGRLFAKTSEDPEVTREEILMTAEIGVEEGTLKGKESNIIKNLLMLDKIYVSDIMTPRSVFFALDKDLTVEEVFNKYKPLRFSRIPIYSGSLDNIVGMTYRYKIHEALSNDQHDKVVGDMVSPISSIPERMTVSQVLDFFIKEKEHIALAVDEYGIVAGLVSLEDAVETLLGVEIVDELDNVEDMRKFALEQWQLRKQKLRRS
- the cutA gene encoding divalent-cation tolerance protein CutA, giving the protein MILFYIPCPDKACAEKIAKALLEEKIIGCANIIPGMESMYWWEGKIETSSEYILILKTLKTPDAEKRIRERVQALHPYEVPCVMTLPVLGINDSYKKWLEESMK